The sequence GAGTGAAAGGCTTGATACTGCGATAGGTAATTAAGAGTTCCATTGGAACGAACCTGTTGCTACAGGCTGTGGATGTGCGCAGACTGGTCCCTGAGGCCCATGCAGCAAGCGCCACATAAGCCAGATGTCAGCTGCAGATAGCCCATGCACTACCACCAGTTCTCGGTAGAAACAGGGGTCAAAGGTTCGGAGATGCGGGGCAGCTGAAGGCTGGGCGATGCCAAAGGTGCGAAACGCTGGATGAGGCTCAGGTGTGAGCCGCAGGCGCTGCAAACACATGCCCAGAAAGACATCGTCGATGGGAAAGAGCTCAACCTGTGAGCAGGCCTCTGCTAGGCGGCGGAGCGTGGCTCCGGAAAGAACAAAGCCGCCGCCCCCCGCATAGGCCGGGTAAGCCGGCAGTCCATACACAACCTCGGGAATGAAATACTTGCTGACTCTCTTGCGGATTGGCCTTGCCTGCACAATCACATCACCGGCAAGAAGGTCCTGTGCCGGATCCCGCGGCTCCAGGAACTGCAGCAGGTTCCTCACGTGCACGAACACATCAGCATCGCCCTTAAAAACAAAGCGTACATCTGGACAGAAAGCTGAGGCCCAAGCTAAAAAGTGAATCTCCTTGAGCGTTAGATTGAAGAAGGTGTCTTCGAAAGCCCAGAGCAGAATGTCTGCATAAGCACGGCTCTCAGCTTCCAGCAGGGCGCGCCAGTGCGTCTGCGTGCCCGCCCTGCCCGAGCCGGTGCCCCTGGGCACGCCCAGCAAGAACACTCGGCGCACGAGTGCCCCCTGCACACGACCCTCGGCACCCCAAGTCTGACGTACGGCTTCCCGCCGCTCGAAGTCGGCGGCCACAGACTTGACCGCGATGAGCAGGTCCGGCGGGCCTCCAGATCCGCCGTCTCTGCGGCATTTGCGCGGCTGGTTAATGAGTAGCGGGAAGCGCCGTTGATCCTTGGCGCGCAGATACCTGCCGAAGTCAAAGGGTCCCGTAGGTGTCGGGGGCACCGGGGTGTCGTCCTCGTAGGCCGGCGGGGCCGCACGGGCGGTGTTGGGGAGCCCGCGTGCTCGGAGACCAGAAGTGGGCCGCGGGGGCTGGCCTCGCGCTGGTGGTGCTCTGGTCGTGGGGGCTGCCCCGTCGCGCTGCGCGTAAAGCAGGAGGCCGAGGGCGGCGCTGAGCAGCAGCGTGAGCCACGCGTCCCGGCCAAGGCGCAGCCTCCTCCTCATGTCCAGCCCGCCCTTCTCGGGGTCCTCTAGCCTTCCTTCATCAGCTCTGTCGACCTCCGCCCTGGGCCCTGACGCACGGCAGCAGCCTAAGGGACAAGAAGTTCAGCTTCCAACCTCGGCCCCGGCCCAGGAAGGGTACCCAAGGCTGGGCAGGGAGACGCAGACCTCGACCCCCGACCGGGTGCACCAAAGCTgaatcccttcttcctcttcctctctccctccccgccGCTGATCTTGGTCCTGAGGACCCCAGCACTCACGCTTGGCCGCAGGGGTGTAAAGGGGGATGTCGCAGCGCCTGAACGCAGGGAGCCCTCCAACTGTCAGCTCAGGGTCCCAAGGGCAGCCATGACCCGGGCTTGAGCCAAATGCAACGTTGGCAGGAAGGGGGCTGAGGCCATGCCACGTGATCCTCCAGCTGTGTACGCCCCGACATCTGGAGCTCAGCTCCGCCCTGGTGTAGGGAATGCCATCTCTTGAGTGCGAGCTGATTCCTAAGAGGATTTCTTACAAGCGACTCTCACTGGTCTTTTTGCTGCCTCAGATGCCCGAATTCCGTGTTTCTGAGGTTTGGGAAGTGTACATGTCTCTGGGTACCCTCTGCAGAAGGCTGTCAGAAGTCCCCATTCTGGCTGATGGGTCCCAAAACCCTAAGCTTGAGTGCCTTAACTTTCAGTTCTTTGGCCACCATCCCAGGCCATTTTTGAGAACACCTCCTCAGCAGCCCCGGGCCACCAAGCAGGAGCCATAAACTGCCCCAGTGATATATAGCTGCCTCCTTACTCCTAGCCGCCACACTTGCCACCAGTAAACGCGGCACTCACAACCCCAAGACACAAGACAGACACAAGCACAAGACAGCAAGTTCTGTTCCTACAGACTCGCCGGCAGCTCTTTGCCCAGAGAGGACCACTGCTTTGTGCGGTAAGTGACTTGGCCCAAGATGACACAGGCAGAAACCAGTGCCCCCAGGTTTCGTGGAATCCAGGAATCCCCCAGTGTTTCCTTGCCCTCTTCACCCACGGGATACAGAAAATGGAGCCACTTCCATTTACACTGATTTCCCAGGCAAGCGCTTCATTCCCGTCTTCTTGCCCAGATCCGGTTTTGAGTGTCCTGAGCCCCAACATACAGTATCCTTGCAGGTAGTAATGGCCGTGTTGTTGCTTCTGCAATCAGACTGGGCTGTCAGGGACTGGTACTGTTGGGGGGAGGCTTCTAGAAGGGGCCAAAGAGCCAACGTAGGCTGTCCCGTTTTCTAGATCTCCTGGTTTCCCTTCCTCCTTGAGCTGCTTTCATTCAGACCGTCTTATGCCACACACCCACTCTGACATGTTCACTGATCTTTGAGGGCTTTAAAGACAGGCCatgctggccaggcagtggtggcgcacgcctttaatcccagcactggggaggcagaggcaggcagatctctgtgagtttgaggcccgcctgggctacagagtgagttccaggaaaggcgcaaagctacacagagaaaccctgtcttgaaaaaccaaataaaaataaataaaataaaaaaataaagataggcCATGCTATGTACCCCCTCAGAGCCCGGAGCTGACGACCCATCTGCCTCAGCCCCCaaaatgttggaattacaggcctgcaccagtATTCCCAGCTCCAGGTTCATCGGAAAGTCCTGCAGGATAATCATTCCCTGTGACAAGACAATCAGGGCCTCCCCCAGATCTTCATCCCACTGGCAACTAACTACAAACTCCTGGTCATCACAACCCATTCCTCATCCAAGGCCACCGGCCTGTTATAGCCTTCCTCCCAAATAGCTGTTGGCattcatccccagcactcaggaggatcaaaagttcagggTCATTAAGTGATTGGATTCATTCAGCAAAATCCCTTGGTTTCATAGGGAATTTGATGTcaagctgggctacatgagacattgtctcaaaaaaggggcaGGGACAAAATCCAAACAGCTGTGCATACCTGATCATACAGATGTGCAAGTGTAGTGTATGGGATCAGGAGGTGGAGGACGAATTAGAATCTGAACTTTCGCTGTTCTGTGCTTTCTCCCCAACAACTATTTGGCAGTAGTGGGCATTTATGTAggtatgcttttttgttttcatttctaattttttttaattaggcttTGGTATAGTGGGTAAGGAGAAAAGGATAAAGAAGTTtcagaagagcaggaggaagacagaaattaagagGTTTAACATGGGGTTATTTAGAAACAACACTCCATAGGTCAGGTAATcatagcactcagaggcaggcagatctccagagTTTGGCCAGCCTGGatgacatagtgagttccaggacagccagcgctacatagtgagaccctatctcaaaaaagaaaaaaagaagcaaagccCCAGTGATAACAGTTGGTCCTTAATAActgctgtgtgtctgtgggaagtagcttatgtgtatgaatgatttGCTTGCTTATTCAGCTGTGCACCGTGCACATGccaggtgccagaagagggcattggatcccctggaagtggaattaaaggtgtttgtgagctgccgtgtgtggttcctgggaatcaaacctcgACCTTCCAGAagaaccaccaagccatctcttgagcccctGAAGATCTTTAagttatgtatatgcatgtgtgtgggtacatacaTGTGAGTGCTAGTGCCTGAGGCCAGAACCCTAAccatggctgacctggaactcctcacaatttatctcaggctggcctctaacccacagggatccatctgcctttgcctgccAAGGATTTAAtg is a genomic window of Peromyscus maniculatus bairdii isolate BWxNUB_F1_BW_parent chromosome 5, HU_Pman_BW_mat_3.1, whole genome shotgun sequence containing:
- the B3gnt9 gene encoding UDP-GlcNAc:betaGal beta-1,3-N-acetylglucosaminyltransferase 9, encoding MRRRLRLGRDAWLTLLLSAALGLLLYAQRDGAAPTTRAPPARGQPPRPTSGLRARGLPNTARAAPPAYEDDTPVPPTPTGPFDFGRYLRAKDQRRFPLLINQPRKCRRDGGSGGPPDLLIAVKSVAADFERREAVRQTWGAEGRVQGALVRRVFLLGVPRGTGSGRAGTQTHWRALLEAESRAYADILLWAFEDTFFNLTLKEIHFLAWASAFCPDVRFVFKGDADVFVHVRNLLQFLEPRDPAQDLLAGDVIVQARPIRKRVSKYFIPEVVYGLPAYPAYAGGGGFVLSGATLRRLAEACSQVELFPIDDVFLGMCLQRLRLTPEPHPAFRTFGIAQPSAAPHLRTFDPCFYRELVVVHGLSAADIWLMWRLLHGPQGPVCAHPQPVATGSFQWNS